From one Herpetosiphon gulosus genomic stretch:
- a CDS encoding cystathionine beta-synthase: protein MTETATMAMPQIHDTILDAIGNTPLVRLNRVNRGVRAQVLAKVEYMNPGGSVKDRIGIAMIEDAERSGRLKPGGTIVEPTSGNTGAGLAIAAAIRGYKTIFVMPDKMSDEKIRYLRALGAKVVITPTAVEPDDPRSYYSVSKRLAEETPNAILAGQYWNQANPEAHYRTTGPEIWRQTAGKIDAFIAGMGTGGTISGTAKFLKEQNPNIQVVGIDPVGSLYTEYFRTGQLGPAFGYKVEGVGEDFLPTTMHFQYVDDVVQVGDKESFVMTRRMVREEGLFVGGSCGMAVAGAMRWLRAQNWDESKTAVILLPDSGVRYISKIFSDDWMRENGFLESEPISQLLDIRPRSVISAKATHTVAQVIQDMKANDISQMPVVRDDGTLVGLITEVDLLDYLLSGAGQMDHQISDIVSSAVATVGPDTSIDALTEVFSRGQVGVVVDESEVVRGIITKIDMIDYLANKA from the coding sequence ATGACAGAGACGGCAACAATGGCGATGCCGCAAATTCACGACACCATTTTGGACGCGATCGGGAATACGCCCTTGGTTCGCTTGAATCGGGTCAATCGTGGGGTTCGCGCTCAAGTGCTGGCCAAAGTCGAATACATGAATCCAGGTGGCTCGGTCAAAGACCGCATCGGGATTGCCATGATCGAGGATGCCGAGCGCTCAGGCCGACTCAAACCAGGTGGCACGATTGTCGAACCAACCAGCGGGAATACTGGCGCGGGCTTAGCAATTGCGGCGGCAATTCGTGGCTACAAAACAATTTTTGTGATGCCCGACAAAATGAGTGACGAAAAAATTCGTTATTTGCGTGCTTTAGGAGCCAAAGTCGTAATTACCCCGACAGCCGTCGAGCCAGACGACCCACGCTCGTATTATTCGGTTTCCAAGCGTTTAGCCGAAGAAACGCCTAACGCGATTTTGGCTGGTCAATATTGGAACCAAGCCAATCCTGAGGCCCACTACCGTACCACTGGCCCTGAAATCTGGCGACAAACCGCTGGCAAAATTGATGCATTCATCGCAGGTATGGGCACTGGCGGCACAATCAGCGGTACGGCGAAATTCTTGAAAGAGCAAAATCCCAATATTCAAGTCGTCGGGATTGATCCAGTTGGTTCGTTGTATACCGAGTATTTCCGCACTGGCCAGCTTGGCCCAGCCTTTGGCTATAAAGTTGAAGGGGTTGGTGAAGATTTCTTGCCTACCACGATGCACTTCCAATATGTTGATGATGTGGTGCAGGTTGGCGATAAAGAATCGTTCGTAATGACTCGCCGCATGGTGCGCGAAGAAGGCTTGTTTGTCGGCGGTTCGTGTGGAATGGCCGTAGCGGGTGCGATGCGCTGGTTGCGTGCCCAAAATTGGGACGAAAGCAAAACCGCAGTGATTCTACTGCCCGATTCTGGCGTGCGCTACATCAGCAAAATCTTCTCGGACGATTGGATGCGCGAAAATGGCTTCTTGGAAAGCGAACCAATTAGCCAATTGCTCGATATTCGGCCACGCTCGGTCATTTCAGCCAAAGCAACGCACACCGTCGCCCAAGTTATCCAAGATATGAAGGCCAACGATATTTCGCAAATGCCAGTTGTGCGCGATGATGGCACGTTGGTTGGCTTGATTACTGAAGTTGATTTGCTGGATTATCTGCTTTCGGGCGCTGGCCAGATGGATCATCAAATTAGCGATATTGTCAGCAGCGCCGTAGCAACCGTCGGCCCCGACACCAGTATCGATGCTTTGACCGAAGTCTTTAGCCGTGGTCAAGTCGGGGTTGTGGTTGATGAATCCGAAGTTGTCCGCGGGATCATCACCAAAATTGACATGATTGATTATTTAGCCAATAAGGCATAA
- the galK gene encoding galactokinase codes for MTEVKAAFFVRSPGRVNLIGEHTDYNAGFVMPLALERGTTFQVQPRDDQQLIVHALRFNAHDQADLANLAAGTHGDWRDYVRGTAQALLDAGYALQGAEINIDGDLPLSGGLSSSASLEVGLAFSLLHAQGITIAPAELAKIAQRAEIEYAHVNCGIMDQLSIAAGVAGHATLIDCRSLEIEAVPIPAEVAVLVIDSGVPRTLAGSAYNQRRAECEQAVAILQQLDPSINDLRDVSSTLLAQAVEQDRFEDVIYRRARHVVSENERVHKAAAAFRTGDFGYVGELMNESHWSLRDDYEVSGPELDQLTELLRDMAGVWGARLTGAGFGGCCVALVEASQVDTVIAALGPAYHAATGRTCEAFSTKASALTIEEPRA; via the coding sequence ATGACTGAGGTTAAAGCTGCATTTTTTGTTCGTTCTCCAGGTCGGGTTAATCTAATAGGCGAGCATACCGATTACAATGCTGGGTTTGTTATGCCGCTGGCACTTGAACGTGGCACAACGTTTCAGGTTCAACCCCGTGATGATCAGCAGTTGATTGTGCATGCCCTGCGTTTCAATGCTCATGATCAAGCCGATTTGGCTAATTTGGCAGCTGGCACACATGGTGATTGGCGCGATTATGTGCGGGGTACAGCCCAAGCCTTGCTTGATGCTGGCTACGCATTGCAAGGCGCTGAGATTAATATTGATGGCGATTTGCCGCTGAGCGGCGGATTAAGCTCATCGGCATCACTAGAAGTTGGCTTGGCTTTTAGCCTACTCCACGCCCAAGGCATCACGATTGCACCTGCCGAATTAGCCAAAATTGCCCAACGCGCCGAAATTGAATACGCCCATGTTAATTGTGGAATTATGGATCAGCTCTCGATTGCTGCAGGCGTTGCAGGCCATGCCACATTAATTGATTGCCGCTCGTTGGAAATCGAGGCTGTGCCAATTCCGGCTGAAGTGGCCGTTTTGGTGATTGATAGTGGTGTGCCACGCACCTTGGCTGGCTCAGCCTATAATCAACGCCGCGCCGAATGTGAACAAGCTGTGGCAATTTTGCAGCAACTCGACCCAAGCATCAACGATTTGCGTGATGTCAGCAGCACTTTGCTAGCCCAAGCCGTCGAACAAGATCGCTTTGAAGATGTTATTTATCGGCGTGCCCGCCATGTTGTTAGCGAAAACGAGCGCGTGCATAAAGCCGCCGCCGCTTTCCGGACTGGCGATTTTGGCTACGTCGGCGAGTTGATGAATGAATCGCACTGGAGCTTACGCGACGATTATGAAGTTAGCGGCCCTGAACTTGATCAACTAACTGAGTTATTGCGCGATATGGCTGGGGTTTGGGGCGCACGCCTAACTGGCGCTGGCTTTGGTGGCTGCTGCGTGGCCTTAGTCGAAGCCAGCCAAGTTGATACGGTAATTGCAGCTTTAGGCCCAGCCTACCATGCCGCCACTGGCCGCACCTGCGAAGCCTTCAGCACCAAAGCCTCAGCGTTAACCATTGAAGAACCTAGAGCATAG
- the trxB gene encoding thioredoxin-disulfide reductase, which yields MEKQKVTVIGSGPAGLTAALYAARANLTPLVIRGIQPGGLIATTSEVENYPGFPDAINGFDLADKMEKQAARFGTHFLDGIVEKVELGERPFKLHIDNGTIVETETLIIATGASPRKLGVPGELELANRGVSYCAVCDGFFFRDKTLVVVGGGNSALDESLFLTRYAKEVHIIHRRDQLRADPVLIERAQNNPKIKFIWDTVVTKVEGTVKVEGVGLQNVKTGAESTFAADGVFPYIGHIPNTWLFKDQIELDENGYIVSPGRARTNVPGVFVAGDVEDHVYRQAITAAGSGCMAAMEASWFLDQIEHEQTSLAQW from the coding sequence ATGGAAAAGCAAAAAGTAACCGTGATTGGTTCGGGGCCAGCTGGCTTGACGGCGGCGCTGTATGCTGCGCGGGCCAATTTAACCCCGTTAGTAATTCGTGGAATTCAGCCTGGTGGCTTGATTGCTACCACCAGCGAAGTTGAAAATTACCCTGGTTTCCCCGATGCGATCAATGGCTTTGATTTAGCCGATAAAATGGAAAAACAAGCAGCCCGTTTTGGAACCCACTTCTTAGATGGGATTGTCGAAAAAGTTGAGTTGGGCGAACGGCCTTTCAAGCTGCATATTGATAATGGTACGATTGTCGAAACCGAAACCCTGATTATTGCGACTGGGGCTTCGCCGCGCAAATTGGGCGTGCCTGGTGAATTAGAATTGGCTAATCGCGGCGTTTCGTATTGTGCCGTATGCGATGGCTTCTTCTTCCGCGATAAAACCTTGGTGGTGGTTGGCGGCGGTAATAGCGCTTTGGATGAAAGTTTGTTCCTGACCCGCTATGCCAAGGAAGTGCATATCATCCATCGCCGCGACCAATTACGCGCCGACCCCGTATTGATCGAACGTGCCCAAAATAACCCGAAAATTAAATTTATTTGGGATACGGTGGTCACCAAGGTTGAAGGCACGGTTAAGGTTGAAGGTGTAGGTTTGCAAAATGTCAAAACTGGCGCTGAATCAACCTTTGCTGCCGATGGGGTGTTCCCATACATCGGGCATATTCCTAATACATGGTTATTCAAAGATCAAATTGAGTTGGATGAGAACGGCTATATCGTTAGCCCGGGGCGTGCCCGCACCAATGTTCCAGGGGTTTTCGTGGCTGGTGACGTAGAAGATCATGTCTATCGCCAAGCGATCACCGCTGCTGGCAGTGGTTGTATGGCGGCCATGGAAGCTTCATGGTTCTTAGACCAAATTGAGCACGAGCAAACCAGTTTGGCTCAGTGGTAA
- a CDS encoding glycosyltransferase family 4 protein, producing MMATTPTASIDQQIRVAMLCRAVFPLHGFGGIERHVFHLVTHLSDLGVKLDLWTQTIPQDAPTSGEAYTRLCQNPLIELHETRYDRTSPWLRPNSIIGRQFNYPIFTWQQASAVAKTAQQGQLDIVHTQGLCALGWGLVRQQQPRLRRIPQLANPHGMEEYKNIDWRKQLAYAPFRAQYSWSHRQADCAIATDACTADDLPTLLGVDPARVAVLPSAIDVAEALGQVDAELGNDLVQRLKLADHDLVFLTVSRLERNKGYHLLLAALAELRDVLPASWRLLMVGTGKEQAALEQQAQSLGLAQHVSLLGRLSDRELHSLYEHVDLFIHPTLYEGSSLVTLEAMIHRLPVVATAAGGIPDKVISGHNGLLVPANNQRALTNALRLALDLREYWPQWGAAGAAIVRRSFDWPVVARQTLATYRELLQSRSLRGGFQ from the coding sequence ATGATGGCAACAACCCCAACAGCCTCAATCGATCAACAAATACGCGTCGCTATGCTCTGTCGGGCAGTTTTTCCGTTACACGGATTTGGCGGCATCGAGCGCCATGTCTTTCATTTGGTGACTCATCTCAGCGATTTAGGGGTTAAGCTCGATCTTTGGACCCAAACAATTCCCCAGGATGCGCCCACATCGGGCGAGGCCTATACCCGTTTATGCCAAAACCCATTGATTGAGCTGCATGAAACCCGTTATGATCGCACCAGCCCTTGGTTGCGACCGAATAGCATCATCGGTCGACAGTTTAATTATCCGATTTTTACTTGGCAACAAGCTAGTGCTGTGGCCAAAACTGCCCAGCAAGGCCAGCTTGACATTGTACATACCCAAGGTTTGTGTGCTTTGGGCTGGGGCTTGGTGCGGCAACAACAGCCTCGTTTGCGGCGGATTCCTCAATTGGCCAACCCCCATGGCATGGAAGAATATAAGAATATTGATTGGCGCAAGCAGTTGGCCTATGCGCCGTTTCGAGCGCAATATTCATGGAGCCATCGCCAAGCTGATTGTGCGATTGCCACCGATGCTTGTACCGCCGATGATCTACCAACCTTGTTGGGCGTTGATCCGGCGCGGGTTGCGGTCTTGCCCTCGGCGATTGATGTGGCCGAGGCCTTGGGTCAGGTTGATGCCGAATTGGGCAACGATTTGGTGCAGCGTTTGAAGCTTGCCGACCACGATCTGGTTTTTTTGACCGTCAGCCGTTTAGAGCGTAACAAGGGCTATCATCTGCTCTTGGCAGCCTTGGCCGAATTGCGCGATGTGCTGCCTGCAAGCTGGCGTTTGTTGATGGTTGGAACTGGCAAAGAGCAAGCAGCGCTTGAACAGCAAGCCCAAAGCCTGGGTTTGGCGCAACATGTCAGCCTGCTTGGTCGTCTGAGTGATCGTGAATTGCATTCACTGTATGAACATGTTGATTTGTTCATTCATCCAACCTTGTATGAAGGTTCGTCGTTGGTCACACTCGAAGCCATGATTCATCGCTTGCCAGTTGTGGCAACTGCGGCTGGTGGGATTCCCGATAAAGTTATCAGCGGCCATAATGGCTTGCTTGTGCCAGCCAACAATCAGCGGGCCTTGACCAATGCGTTGCGTTTAGCGCTCGATTTGCGCGAATATTGGCCGCAATGGGGTGCTGCTGGCGCAGCGATTGTACGGCGCAGCTTCGATTGGCCCGTTGTGGCGCGTCAAACCCTTGCCACCTACCGCGAACTATTGCAATCTCGCTCTTTGCGTGGAGGATTCCAATGA
- a CDS encoding DMT family transporter, with translation MQAVQISTNQNRVEIPWRAYVALAIGIVCIALSAIWVKWAAVPGPVSAFYRMLIPAAILLPWWFAKRPKQLPKQATRLSLLGGVFFAFDLALWNSAILLTSAANSTLFANNAPLWVGLGAWLIFRERLPQRFWWGMAIALIGVVVIMGENLQQLTISQGDLLAISAGGFYAAYLLTTQRARAELDTLTFMTLGIVVSVVILGLMCLIGGYSIVGFSAKTWWSLLGLGLVSHLGGWLAINYALGHIKAATASVSLLGQPVLTAIISIPLLNEPLQIFQIIGGSLVIGGIWLVNTQKE, from the coding sequence ATGCAGGCAGTGCAAATCTCAACCAATCAGAATCGGGTCGAAATTCCATGGCGAGCCTATGTGGCGCTGGCAATTGGCATTGTTTGTATCGCGTTATCGGCAATTTGGGTTAAGTGGGCGGCTGTGCCAGGGCCAGTTTCGGCCTTTTACCGCATGCTGATTCCGGCGGCGATTTTGCTGCCATGGTGGTTTGCCAAACGGCCTAAGCAGCTGCCCAAGCAAGCTACGCGGCTTTCGCTGTTGGGCGGTGTTTTTTTTGCCTTCGATTTAGCCCTGTGGAATAGCGCAATTTTGCTGACTTCAGCCGCCAACTCAACCCTGTTTGCCAATAATGCCCCGCTATGGGTTGGCTTGGGCGCTTGGTTGATTTTTCGCGAACGCTTGCCACAGCGCTTTTGGTGGGGCATGGCAATTGCCCTGATTGGCGTAGTGGTGATTATGGGCGAGAATTTACAACAGCTCACGATTAGCCAAGGCGATTTGCTAGCGATCTCGGCAGGTGGTTTTTATGCTGCCTATTTGCTCACAACCCAACGCGCCCGCGCCGAACTGGATACCTTGACCTTTATGACCTTAGGAATCGTGGTCAGCGTGGTCATTTTAGGCTTGATGTGTTTGATTGGCGGCTATAGCATCGTTGGGTTTAGCGCCAAAACATGGTGGTCGTTGCTGGGCTTGGGCTTGGTTTCACACCTCGGCGGTTGGCTGGCGATCAACTATGCACTTGGGCATATCAAAGCTGCAACGGCTTCAGTCAGTTTATTGGGACAGCCCGTGTTGACTGCAATCATCTCGATTCCGCTGTTAAACGAACCCTTGCAGATTTTTCAAATCATCGGTGGTAGCTTAGTTATTGGTGGCATTTGGCTGGTTAACACCCAAAAAGAGTAA
- a CDS encoding GlsB/YeaQ/YmgE family stress response membrane protein, with amino-acid sequence MFSLIAWLIFGALIGWVASKIMNTDAQQGAVLNIVVGIIGAFIGGFLINRDVTGNVFNLMSVFTALIGAVVLLGIVNLFQRGRVR; translated from the coding sequence ATGTTCTCACTTATCGCATGGCTCATCTTCGGTGCATTGATCGGTTGGGTCGCAAGCAAAATTATGAATACCGATGCCCAACAAGGTGCAGTTTTAAATATCGTGGTGGGGATTATCGGGGCATTCATTGGCGGTTTTTTGATCAATCGCGACGTGACCGGTAATGTGTTCAATTTGATGAGCGTCTTTACTGCATTGATTGGTGCAGTTGTGCTGCTTGGGATTGTAAATCTCTTCCAACGTGGCCGCGTGCGCTAA
- a CDS encoding glycosyltransferase family 2 protein produces MTSERPSISVFFPAYNDAGTIGSLVITAFHVLPELTDDYEVIVVNDGSSDYTAQVLDDLATKYPRFRPIHHPKNRGYGGALRTGFASATKDLVFYTDGDAQYDPNELRDLYQVLTPEVDIVNGYKIARSDPLHRKIIGRVYHHGVKFLFGFKLRDVDCDFRLIRRKVFDVVNLESDSGTICLELVKKLQDAGFNFAEVPVHHYHRTYGKSQFFNFPRLWRTLIQLLQLWWKLVILGKHLKEQAARQRALGRDAG; encoded by the coding sequence ATGACCAGCGAACGTCCAAGTATTTCGGTCTTCTTCCCTGCCTATAATGATGCTGGCACCATTGGTAGCTTGGTGATTACAGCATTTCACGTTTTACCCGAACTCACCGATGATTATGAAGTGATCGTGGTGAACGATGGTAGCAGCGATTATACCGCGCAAGTACTTGATGATTTAGCCACCAAATATCCACGTTTTCGACCAATTCACCACCCCAAAAACCGCGGTTATGGCGGAGCGTTACGCACAGGTTTTGCCTCGGCAACCAAAGATCTAGTGTTTTATACTGATGGCGATGCCCAATACGACCCCAACGAGTTGCGCGATTTGTATCAAGTGCTGACCCCTGAGGTTGATATTGTCAACGGCTATAAGATTGCCCGTTCAGATCCATTGCATCGTAAAATTATTGGCCGAGTGTATCACCACGGAGTCAAATTTTTATTTGGCTTTAAATTGCGTGATGTTGATTGTGATTTTCGGCTGATTCGCCGCAAAGTTTTTGATGTGGTTAATCTTGAATCCGATAGCGGCACGATCTGCTTGGAACTGGTCAAAAAGTTACAAGATGCAGGATTTAATTTTGCTGAAGTGCCAGTTCATCACTATCATCGTACCTATGGCAAATCACAGTTTTTCAATTTCCCCCGTTTGTGGCGGACGCTGATTCAGTTGTTGCAGCTTTGGTGGAAGTTAGTCATCCTTGGCAAACATCTTAAAGAACAAGCTGCTCGCCAACGTGCTCTTGGGCGCGACGCGGGCTAA
- a CDS encoding MATE family efflux transporter yields the protein MAIPLGAARGRSSQRSAVLKLGLPAVGEQLLSLMVGLVDTYVVGHLSLAVAAANGYDRQIALAATGIASQVTWTLITFFMAVALGSTVVIARFVGASEREQANQTLRQALLIGLAMGLLSLFLAYTFAPQLMDLLGANAQVRQYGAGYLRISALSMPLMAMLYVGNAALRGSGDTRTPLKVMLVVNGINAGLSLLLVNGYLGFPAMGINGAAFAAMSGQGIGGLMVLATLIRGRSGLKLDQLPRPNGNLIWRILRQGLPYGAEQFIFQAALLIFIHLINDIGTAAYAAHNTIITIESISFLPGMGLAVAATTLVGQHMGANQPQQASESGFEAFRLGAIFMGAIGLLFVIAPEVFLRFFVADEEVVRLAALPLRMVGFAQPALAANFIFSGSLRGGGEPKWPLISKMLSVWCVRLPLAWLLVKQFELGLNGIWLAMCTDFAIQGTLAWWRFRQGKWQSAKV from the coding sequence ATGGCAATTCCATTAGGCGCAGCCCGTGGGCGGAGTAGCCAACGTAGCGCTGTATTAAAGTTGGGCTTGCCAGCAGTCGGCGAGCAATTATTAAGTTTGATGGTTGGGCTGGTTGATACCTATGTGGTGGGACACTTGAGCTTAGCCGTAGCCGCAGCCAATGGCTACGATCGCCAAATCGCCCTAGCGGCGACTGGGATTGCAAGCCAAGTCACATGGACATTAATCACCTTTTTTATGGCAGTGGCCCTCGGTAGCACCGTGGTCATTGCCCGGTTTGTTGGGGCCAGCGAACGTGAACAAGCCAACCAAACTTTGCGCCAAGCCTTGCTAATTGGCTTAGCGATGGGCTTGCTAAGTTTGTTTTTGGCGTATACGTTTGCGCCGCAACTCATGGATTTACTCGGCGCAAACGCCCAAGTTCGCCAATACGGCGCTGGCTATTTGCGAATTTCAGCCTTATCGATGCCGTTGATGGCCATGCTCTACGTTGGCAATGCAGCCTTACGCGGCTCTGGCGATACTCGTACACCGCTCAAGGTGATGTTGGTGGTCAACGGGATTAATGCTGGGTTATCGTTGTTGTTGGTCAATGGCTATCTCGGTTTTCCAGCAATGGGGATTAATGGAGCAGCTTTTGCCGCGATGAGCGGTCAGGGCATCGGCGGATTAATGGTGCTAGCCACGCTGATTCGCGGGCGCTCTGGCTTGAAACTTGATCAACTACCTCGTCCAAATGGCAACTTAATTTGGCGGATTTTGCGCCAAGGCCTGCCATATGGCGCTGAACAATTTATTTTTCAAGCAGCATTGTTGATTTTCATTCATTTGATCAACGATATTGGCACGGCAGCCTATGCTGCTCACAACACGATTATCACAATCGAGAGTATTTCGTTTTTGCCAGGCATGGGTTTGGCGGTGGCAGCAACTACCTTGGTTGGTCAGCATATGGGCGCAAATCAGCCGCAACAAGCGAGCGAAAGTGGTTTTGAAGCTTTTCGGCTTGGGGCAATCTTTATGGGAGCAATCGGCTTATTGTTTGTGATTGCACCTGAAGTATTTTTACGTTTTTTCGTGGCCGATGAAGAGGTTGTGCGTTTAGCCGCCTTGCCCTTGCGGATGGTCGGTTTTGCTCAGCCCGCCTTGGCCGCCAATTTTATTTTTAGCGGGAGTTTGCGTGGCGGCGGTGAGCCAAAGTGGCCCTTGATTAGCAAAATGCTGAGTGTTTGGTGTGTACGTTTGCCCTTGGCTTGGCTGTTGGTCAAGCAATTCGAGCTTGGCTTGAATGGCATTTGGCTGGCAATGTGTACCGATTTTGCCATCCAAGGCACATTGGCTTGGTGGCGCTTCCGCCAAGGCAAATGGCAAAGTGCGAAGGTTTAA
- a CDS encoding dihydrofolate reductase family protein, with amino-acid sequence MGRLTFSINITLDGCIDHQEGIADDETHAFFTRLMDESGAMLWGRITYEMMEGYWPAVACGTTEAPQALREWAIKLDAKPKYVVSSTRTDFPWTNSHLITGNLRTAVQQLKDATPNGVLLGSGRLATELDRLDLIDEYKFLVHPRIVGHGPTLYASGLPNTRRLTLISSISLRNGAVAMHYQRAG; translated from the coding sequence ATGGGACGCTTGACCTTCAGTATTAACATCACCCTCGACGGATGCATCGATCACCAGGAAGGCATCGCCGACGACGAGACCCACGCCTTCTTCACCCGGCTTATGGACGAGAGCGGGGCAATGCTCTGGGGCCGTATCACGTATGAGATGATGGAAGGCTACTGGCCGGCGGTCGCTTGCGGCACCACGGAGGCACCGCAGGCGCTGCGCGAGTGGGCGATCAAGCTGGATGCCAAGCCGAAGTACGTGGTATCCTCGACACGAACGGACTTCCCTTGGACGAACAGCCACCTCATTACGGGCAATCTGCGCACGGCAGTCCAGCAGCTTAAGGACGCGACCCCAAATGGTGTGCTTCTTGGGAGCGGCAGGCTCGCGACCGAACTAGACCGACTGGATCTGATCGATGAGTACAAGTTCCTTGTCCACCCGAGGATCGTTGGCCATGGCCCGACCTTGTACGCAAGTGGGCTGCCCAACACGCGACGGCTTACGTTGATTTCGTCGATATCGCTCCGCAACGGAGCAGTCGCCATGCACTACCAGCGTGCAGGTTGA
- a CDS encoding NAD-dependent epimerase/dehydratase family protein — MLEQAFRGKRCLITGGLGFIGSNLAFRLVELGAEVIIVDSLVAEYGGNMANVHGLAEQVRINIADVRDQHSLQYLVQGQDYLFNLAGQVSHIDSMENPFNDLDINCRAQLSILEACRHNNPAIKIVFASTRQIYGRPDYVPVDEQHLLHPTDVNGINKMAGEWYHILYNNVYGIRACALRMTNTYGPRMLVRHARQTALGWFVRQALDDEVISIYGDGEQQRDYTYVDDAVEAFLLAAINPAADGQVFNLGGPEPISHLRLISTLTDVAGTGSYRLVPFPPEKARIDIGSVYSDYSRIQAVLGWQPTTSLRQGLEYTVNFYREFREAYW; from the coding sequence GTGCTAGAGCAGGCATTTCGTGGTAAGCGTTGTTTGATTACTGGCGGTTTGGGCTTTATTGGCTCGAATCTCGCGTTTCGTTTGGTCGAATTAGGCGCTGAAGTGATTATCGTTGATTCCTTAGTTGCTGAATATGGCGGCAATATGGCGAATGTCCATGGCTTGGCAGAACAAGTCCGGATTAATATTGCCGATGTCCGCGATCAACATTCGTTGCAATATCTGGTACAAGGCCAAGATTATCTGTTTAATCTTGCTGGTCAGGTTAGCCATATTGATTCAATGGAGAATCCCTTCAACGACTTGGATATTAATTGTCGGGCACAGCTTTCAATTTTAGAGGCTTGTCGCCACAATAATCCAGCGATCAAGATTGTTTTTGCGAGCACCCGCCAAATCTATGGCCGCCCCGATTACGTGCCTGTTGACGAGCAGCATCTGCTGCACCCAACCGATGTCAATGGCATCAACAAAATGGCGGGCGAGTGGTATCACATTCTCTATAACAATGTCTATGGGATTCGGGCCTGTGCTTTGCGCATGACCAATACCTATGGGCCACGCATGTTGGTACGCCATGCTCGCCAAACAGCGTTGGGTTGGTTTGTACGCCAAGCGCTTGATGATGAAGTGATTAGCATTTATGGTGATGGCGAGCAGCAACGCGATTATACCTATGTTGATGATGCAGTTGAAGCCTTCCTGTTGGCAGCCATCAATCCGGCTGCCGATGGTCAGGTGTTTAATCTCGGCGGCCCTGAGCCAATTAGCCATTTGCGATTGATTTCGACCTTGACTGACGTTGCTGGAACTGGCTCGTATCGGCTCGTGCCGTTTCCCCCCGAAAAGGCTCGAATCGACATTGGTAGCGTCTATAGTGACTACAGCCGAATTCAAGCAGTCTTGGGTTGGCAGCCGACCACGAGTTTGCGCCAAGGTCTTGAATATACCGTAAACTTTTACCGTGAATTCCGCGAAGCCTATTGGTAG
- a CDS encoding GlsB/YeaQ/YmgE family stress response membrane protein: protein MFSLIAWLIFGALIGWVASKIMNTDAQQGAVLNIVVGIIGAFIGGFLVNRNVTGSVFDLWSVLTALIGAVVLLGIVNLFQRGRVR, encoded by the coding sequence ATGTTTTCACTTATCGCATGGCTTATCTTCGGTGCATTGATCGGTTGGGTTGCTAGCAAAATTATGAATACCGATGCCCAACAAGGTGCAGTTTTGAATATTGTGGTCGGGATCATCGGAGCGTTCATTGGTGGTTTTTTGGTCAATCGCAACGTGACCGGTAGCGTGTTTGATCTGTGGAGCGTCTTGACCGCGCTGATTGGTGCCGTTGTATTGCTTGGGATTGTAAACCTCTTCCAACGTGGGCGCGTGCGCTAA